ACTCTTTGCGGACATCTCACAGTCGCATGCGGTGACGTCGTTGGCGGTGATCCTCGCGACGGCCGTTGCTGTATTGGGGCAACTTTATCACGTCGAGAAACGGCGGCGGGTTGTCGAACCCGATGCGCTATTGATGCTGCTGATCTTGGGCGGGGCCTTATTTCTCGTTTTCCAACTTTCGTCTTGACTCTGTGGTGAAAGAATTGACTCCATGATTGAAACCGCCGTTTACGATACGAAGCCTTACGATCGGGAGTACCTCGCTCGCACCGCCGGAGCTGAACGTATTTCGTGGCGATTCCACGACCTCCGGCTCAATGCTGAGACGGCTCACGATGCCAGTGGCGCGCAGGCCGTGTGCGTCTTCGTCAACGATCAAGCGGATCGCGCGTGCCTGAAGGAATTGTCGGCACTCGACGTGAAGCTGATCGCTCTCCGTTGTGCCGGCCACAACAATGTGGATCTGGTTGCGGCTCGCGAGTTCAGCCTCGTCGTGGTGCGTGTGCCGGCGTATTCGCCTCACGCGGTGGCCGAGCACACCTTCGGGCTACTGCTCACGCTTAATCGCAAAATCCATCGCGCTTACAACCGTGTTCGCGAGCTGAACTTCTCGCTCAGCGGACTCGTGGGCTTCGACATTCGTGGCAAGACCGTGGGCATCATTGGCACCGGCAAGATTGGCCGGATCGCTGCACAGATATTCCGTGGCTTTGAGGCCAACGTCATAGCCCATGATCCGTTCCCCGAGTCCGACTGGGCCAAGGCCCACGGCATCCACTACACCGACCTCGACACCCTGCTGGCGGCGAGCGACATTCTCTCGCTGCACCTGCCGCTCTCGCCGGATACGCTCCATTTGCTCAACGCGCAGACCATTGCACGGACGAAGCCTGGCGTGTTCATCGTCAATACCAGCCGCGGCAAACTGATCGACATCACTGCGCTGATCGCGGCGTTGAAGTCAGGCCACATTGGCGGCGTGGCGTTGGATGTTTACGAGGAAGAGGAAGGCATCTTCTTCCAAGATCTCTCGGGACAGGTGTTGCTCGACGACGAGCTATCGCACCTGCTCGTCTTCCCAAATGTCCTGATCACCGCACACCAAGCGTTCCTGACCCAGGAGGCACTCAGCGAAATCGCTCGCGTGACGACCGAGGACATTATCACACTCGGAACCCGCGAGCCATTCCTCGCCGGAACAACACTATGAAACCACAAGTAGTACTTGATGCATTCGACCCACAACACGCCAGATGTCCGCTCACATGACACGAATCAAGATCGCAGTACTCGGCGCGGGCAGTATAGGCACTGCAATGGCTCATGTGCTGGCTAGCAATGGCCACGATGTGGCGATTTGGGATTTTTTTCCTGAAGTCGTGGAGGACATCCGCCTGCACCGCGAAAACCGTCGCTTCTTGCCAAGCGTGCGTCTGCATGGGGGCGTCCGTGCCACGTGCTACGCAGGCGAGTGTGTCACCGATGCGGCACTTGTCGTGGTCGGCGTGCCCTCGCTTTTCGTTTCTTCGACGCTGGCTCCGGTCGTGCCCGCTTTGCTAAAGAGTGCCGTTCTCCTCAATCTCGCGAAGGGTTTCGCGCCGCGGACGAGGCAACTGCCTTCGATTCTGATGGAGCGTCTGTCGCCAGGCCATTCCTGCGTGCATTTGGCCGGACCAGCCATCGCCAACGAACTTGCACGCGGGCTTCCCGCCGCGGTCGTGCTGGCAGCGAAAGATGATCCCATTGCCAGGCGCGTCGCGAATTGGCTGGCCGGACCGGCTTTCAGCGTCACCACCACGACCGATGTGGCGGGTGCCGCGCTTGGGGGCGTCCTCAAGAACGTCTATGCCATCCTCCTGGGTTGTCTCGAAACACTGAGTGGCGGCTCGCGCAATGTCGAAGCCGCTGCATTGAATGCCAGCATCCATGAGATGGCCGCCATCGCACGCGCCCACGGCGGTCGGGCGAGCACGCTCTATGGACTGGCCGGGCTGGGTGATCTGGTGGCGACGGGATTCTCGCGCGACAGCCACAATCGCAAGTTCGGGCAAAGTCTCGCTGCGGGGAAAACGGCGGCAGAGATCGCGACGGAAATGTGCACGCTGCCGGAGGGGGCCCGAGCCGCGACTGCGGCGTGCGCTCTCGCTCGCGACGGGCAGGTGCGCGCACCTCTGGCGAAACTAGTGCGCCGCTGGATCATGGGAGCATCGCCCTCGCTCGACGATTTGATTCGCGTATTGCAAACCGCGCGGAGGACTAAATGACCGCCGCCGATCTCATCTTTGCCGCCGGGCCAGTCCTGCTACTCATCTATTGGATGACGAAGAGGGCGCCGATTCCTTCCGCCAAGGCGCTGCCGCTCGCGGCGATCATGGCCTATGGCGTCAGACTTGTTTGGTTTGGCACCGATGCCAACCTCGTGAATGCCTCGGTGATGGCAGGTTTGCTGGTGGCGCTGACGCCGATTTTCATCGTGTGGGGTGCAATCTTTTTGTTCCGCACGATGGAACACTGCGGAGCGATGGACACGATCCGCCACTGGCTAAATCATCTCTCTCGCAACCGCGTCGCGCAGGTCGTCATCATCGGCTGGTCGTTTCAATTTCTCATCGAAGGAGCGAGTGGTTTCGGAACGCCCGCTGCCCTGGCCGCGCCTTTGCTGGTGGGCGTAGGATTTCCGCCGTTGCGTGTGGCGATGGCCTGCCTCATCCTCAACAGCGTCCCGGTCTCATTCGGTGCGGTGGGCACGCCGACTTGGTTCGGATTCGCGCAACTCGGATTAACGGAGGAGGAATTTCTCGCCGTGGCATGGAAAACGGCGCTCGTCCACAGCGCTGCCGCTTGTGTTGTCCCACTGTTGGCCTTCCGCCTGTTGATAAGTTGGCAGGAGATTTGGCGCAATCTTATTTTCATTTACCTCGCGTTGGCCGCCAGCGTGGTGCCCATGTTCTTACTAGCGCTGGTGGATGATGAATTTCCCGCCGTCGCGGGCGGACTGATTGGGTTGTTGGTCACCGTATGGCTGGCGCGTCATCGAGTCGGCCTTGCTCGCGAGGATGAAGGGGAGGAAACTTCCGGCGCGACTCCGACCACACGCGCCGTGGTGAAAGCGCTCTTCCCACTATGGGCCACCGTACTTGTGTTGCTCGCCACGCGGATTCCCGCGTTCGGCTTGCGCGGTCTGCTCACCGCCGCGGTTCCGGGCTGGGATTTCCCTCTCGGCAGCCTTGGCAGCCTTTCCATCAGTCAGTCCCTGGTACTGAGTCTGCGGGGTATTTTCGGCACGGATACGGACTGGACACACCAGATTCTCTACGTCCCTTCGCTGATCCCGTTCATCCTGGTCTCAATCGTATCTTGGCGCGTCCTCTCCGCGCCCGCAGGCACAGCCAGAAGCGTGTGGCAGGAGTCCGCTGCCCAGATGCGCAATCCCATTCTCGCCCTGCTAGGCGCGCTGGTCTTCGTGCGGCTGCTCACTGTCGGTGGAGACAAGTCTTCGGTGATCTTGATCGGCAGTTCGCTGGCCGCGGCCACCGGCGATTGTTGGCAGTATTTGGCTGCCTATCTCGGAGCCCTCGGCGCCTTTTTTGCTGGTTCATGCACCATCTCGAATCTAACGTTCGGCCCGATCCAAGACTCCATCGCCACGCGGATGGGACTCGACCACACGACCATCCTTGCCCTGCAATCGGTGGGCGGCGCGATGGGCAACATGATCGCCATCCACAATATCGTCGCCGTCTGCTCAGTGCTCGGTCTAGTTAACCAAGAGGGCGAAATCCTCAAAAGGACCGTGGGCCCCATGCTGCTATATGGTGCTATCGCCGCCGCTTTGGCCGTGATTTTATGACCGATATGCTCCGCGAGATCGCTCGCATGACAACTGACAACCTGC
Above is a window of Anatilimnocola aggregata DNA encoding:
- a CDS encoding 2-hydroxyacid dehydrogenase — encoded protein: MIETAVYDTKPYDREYLARTAGAERISWRFHDLRLNAETAHDASGAQAVCVFVNDQADRACLKELSALDVKLIALRCAGHNNVDLVAAREFSLVVVRVPAYSPHAVAEHTFGLLLTLNRKIHRAYNRVRELNFSLSGLVGFDIRGKTVGIIGTGKIGRIAAQIFRGFEANVIAHDPFPESDWAKAHGIHYTDLDTLLAASDILSLHLPLSPDTLHLLNAQTIARTKPGVFIVNTSRGKLIDITALIAALKSGHIGGVALDVYEEEEGIFFQDLSGQVLLDDELSHLLVFPNVLITAHQAFLTQEALSEIARVTTEDIITLGTREPFLAGTTL
- a CDS encoding NAD(P)H-dependent glycerol-3-phosphate dehydrogenase, with the translated sequence MTRIKIAVLGAGSIGTAMAHVLASNGHDVAIWDFFPEVVEDIRLHRENRRFLPSVRLHGGVRATCYAGECVTDAALVVVGVPSLFVSSTLAPVVPALLKSAVLLNLAKGFAPRTRQLPSILMERLSPGHSCVHLAGPAIANELARGLPAAVVLAAKDDPIARRVANWLAGPAFSVTTTTDVAGAALGGVLKNVYAILLGCLETLSGGSRNVEAAALNASIHEMAAIARAHGGRASTLYGLAGLGDLVATGFSRDSHNRKFGQSLAAGKTAAEIATEMCTLPEGARAATAACALARDGQVRAPLAKLVRRWIMGASPSLDDLIRVLQTARRTK
- a CDS encoding L-lactate permease; this translates as MTAADLIFAAGPVLLLIYWMTKRAPIPSAKALPLAAIMAYGVRLVWFGTDANLVNASVMAGLLVALTPIFIVWGAIFLFRTMEHCGAMDTIRHWLNHLSRNRVAQVVIIGWSFQFLIEGASGFGTPAALAAPLLVGVGFPPLRVAMACLILNSVPVSFGAVGTPTWFGFAQLGLTEEEFLAVAWKTALVHSAAACVVPLLAFRLLISWQEIWRNLIFIYLALAASVVPMFLLALVDDEFPAVAGGLIGLLVTVWLARHRVGLAREDEGEETSGATPTTRAVVKALFPLWATVLVLLATRIPAFGLRGLLTAAVPGWDFPLGSLGSLSISQSLVLSLRGIFGTDTDWTHQILYVPSLIPFILVSIVSWRVLSAPAGTARSVWQESAAQMRNPILALLGALVFVRLLTVGGDKSSVILIGSSLAAATGDCWQYLAAYLGALGAFFAGSCTISNLTFGPIQDSIATRMGLDHTTILALQSVGGAMGNMIAIHNIVAVCSVLGLVNQEGEILKRTVGPMLLYGAIAAALAVIL